From the genome of Tachypleus tridentatus isolate NWPU-2018 chromosome 6, ASM421037v1, whole genome shotgun sequence:
ctgccagttggggagtggatcgatgttctatgttaaagatatatcatgcttgtatttattcaaaactcgactatggatcaatggtctatggctctgccagacccttggccttaaagatgctggatcccattcgTCATAAAGGatttcgactctgcactggggctttccgcacttcctTAGTTCACACCTTATACTTAAAATCTCGCGAACCTCCTCTGCACCTTTGCCTTTTGCAACTGTCTTactgtattctttgaaacttcgttccttaccaaagcatcccacctggagatgtgttttccttcctcagtgggccttactttttcagaacagataatctgctattgctccttttgacaTTTggatccaggcacaattggatgaatgggtctttggataacattgcagaatccactggtcaacccccccccccatggcttattacaggccccaaatgtgacctttcttttaaGTTGTCTggaaaaggcagatactcccgattggaagtatcatcttttatttactgaacatctttcgaacaatcattccagtccaatttatacggatggttccataTCAGGTAATTGAGTGGGCTCTGCCATgttttgttgcagtttggtggttgtgtatagaatcccctctacagcttctgtgttcactgcttaactgtatgccatatctcttgccctggatcatattgaagctgagcagtactccaactgcactatttatactgactcacttagttctctactggccttggaatcacttcacattggctCAACCCCTATTCTTGCTGATATTGAAAacagactggcccatttctcattaacatatacttctatccagtttttctggattccAGGCCAAGTGGGTATTCACGAGAATGTGCTTGCAGATACGGCAGCAAAATCTGTCTGCTCtagcactatcaccactgtgtctattccatacatggactgtggtcctgtattcaaagctcggctccatgccagctggcagtccacttgaaGTGAACAACGTGacaataagctttttcaaatgaaaccctttattgggctttggccgtctagcttccataaggttaggaaggaggaagttgttcttactaggctatgcattgatcacagttttttaactcattgttttcttttgtcaggaactgatgcaccagtgtgtagtttgtgtaacactcaaatcactataagccacattttactttcttgccattgttacgactctcaacgaaggcactattttaaacatgttctgtcccaaggtttgtctgtaacattggacagtgttattggtgatggtgacactgtccaccttgataaagtttttagttttttaatggctattaatctttttaacctcatttaagtgtttggtatttatttattacacctttttaattgtggtcccttttcagagtctcaatctctttagttcaatttgacattggaaaatggccagaacattaaataactcaacaccaggactggaaaggctaacttcaggtgactgtttgaactatctgtttgaactacccattaattgtcctggtgagttgttattacaattttgctgcatgtcttttaacacttttcttactttaccttttggtgcTGGCTATAATGAtgcataacctggaaccaggactggaaagactaactttaggtgactgatggtggatcttgtacttacctgttagtcttcctggtgggttatgatcatgaccattatgctagagaaagtcctttacaacttctcttactctgttttctctcttaacgttgtagactaggtgtcaacattggttttatgctttttctgtttttcaatggtgttttgtttttaccttcatttccttttatgtattttacaacatttaatttattttcacctttttactgtacgtttggcacagatagcctagctgctttgtgccataaacactaaatcaatcaatcaatcaatcagtcaATCAATCAACCCATGGGTAGATCAGGAGTTGCCTCAAGAGGTTGAACAAGAATAAAGTTGCATAGAAGCAAGTTAACTGCACCTACTTAGAATAATTAAATTCAGAAACCTTAAAATAAGGAAGGAAAAACACCAGGTGAACTTGTATATCATATCAGCAACACCAAACATTTCTGTTTCATTGAAGATGAGTTTATTGGATTTTCTCTTGTCTGAAATTGCCACCTAAAATATGGAATTTTTGTATGATTGATTGGCTTAAAAACGGTaactattttattctgttttattatgtGGCCTATGTGTCAAAGTTTCACCTTTGTACTTTCATTCACTGTGTAACACAATATtggtaagtttttataattttcttttaaaggaAATAATGGTGAATGCATGGTATATGGACGACTCCAGTGCTGATCAGAAGCTAGAACATCATTTAAATCCTCCTGAATTTATTAGCATTAAAGATCTTTATAAAAATTGTGGAGTTATTTATTATCAAGTAAGTTTGGGTGACTGTACaatctaaatttaaattcaaattgaaGGCTGTGTGAGTGTAACACACCCTCACAGTGTTAGTATAACTTTGgttgtaatataattattattattcaagtatagCAGTATTATGTTCCATGGATTATTGATGCAACATACAGTaccttttttaatacaaattttttcTTAGTCACTTTTACTAACATTTGATTTACTAACATCTGACAGAAGTATAATATAAATTGTTCTATAATATCTTAACACCTTCATTCCAGTGAGAAATATGTCAACGAGTCAGCCtcctatattttattcaattagtCATTCAGGTTTGTGGGAATTTGAAGTTTTCCTATATTTTATTGAATCTACTCCTTACTACTTGATAATGGAAAGGTTGTGGTGGGAACTATGTACTTTTTCTTCCTAGACCTGATTTTACTGGTCCAACCCAAAAGACTATCTTTTCTGATGGGATAGATATATCTTTTACTCTTGTATGTTTGCATGCTTTGGCTTATCAAATGTATTATATACATGAGTTAATGGAATGACCCAACTAATCTATAAGTAAATGCTTAAAGTATTTTCAGGGTTTTTCTACTTTacaatgaatattataaaatgtttggatttaatgtgtttttctctttaaacctgagaaaatattgtaatctataacatttaactttaaaagatAATTCATAAATCAGTGTTTAGTAAAATTGTATGATAATAAACCAAAAAAACCTGAAGTTTTACCCATTTTGTTTTTGAGAATATAACAATAGTATGGACAGTTATTGTACAAGAATGCtctatttcatctgtttaagattatacaatttttttttcttacattctgtTTCTGAAATTTTATTGCGTGTAATCCTagaattttcttaaacattttggAGAAACTACATTATCACTTCCATCATATTCATTTCTTCTGCATTACTAAAGCTGTGTGTCATGATCAGATACTGTATTGTGtatagttatttaaaattattttcttatatatctagcctccttttttttttgttagttagATGCTGACAACTATGAGGCAGAAGGAAAAttggaaaagttaaaaaaaatcaaaggttATAACTATGAAGATTGGGTTCATCTGTCACCAGATAAACTATCTGATTATGAGGAAAAGGTTTGTCACTAGGTTCTTGCAATAAGAAATGAGACAAATTAGTATCAACTCAggattattttgatttaaaaaaaaaaaaaatcaaattagaaaggaaaaaatgtgaataaaacacTTAAGTTTTATCACAGTTCTAGAGATTGAAAACTATTCATGTTTGGTGCATTCCAGTTTTTCATCCTTGTCTGCGACATCATAATTATTATGTTAGAATTGTTTGTGGTTTTAAGTTTTAACAGACTCACAgttaaaatttgattattatgGTGTTATATGTGAtgcctttttatttgttttttgaaatcaCTTttttggtgtggattcctgcGCATAGTGAGtgggacctcccagggaatgttctgttctttcagtttacttcctgtgggatctaaacatccacccacgtgtttgatGTTTGttgtgacccgtgaaggggaggaaaggatcctggtggttgagggattcAACCCTAACATGCCACTTGGGCTAcggtcaactaagtaccagtgttggatgtactcaacaggtgttgtgaacactgtatctgatgctggtgtttgtgAAAccttggtgttgctgcagtgtccttgtttggcattgtagtgcatccccatGTAGAGCACCATGGTGGGGGggagtcagtgggcactgaaattttcc
Proteins encoded in this window:
- the LOC143251561 gene encoding uncharacterized protein LOC143251561, with amino-acid sequence MPLFLTIISRDDQTTFLGFIFDRKLTFIPHLKQLNILRVLSTASWGVDRCSMLKIYHACIYSKLDYGSMVYGSARPLALKMLDPIRHKGFRLCTGAFRTSLVHTLYLKSREPPLHLCLLQLSYCSLALDHIEAEQYSNCTIYTDSLSSLLALESLHIGSTPILADIENRLAHFSLTYTSIQFFWIPGQVGIHENVLADTAAKSVCSSTITTVSIPYMDCGPVFKARLHASWQST